Proteins encoded together in one Anaerolineae bacterium window:
- a CDS encoding glycoside hydrolase: LLQIYREVKARGRTMQFWGDIIMAHPELATALPRDVIALEWGYDAEHPFADHGAKFAASGVPFYVCPGTSSWNTVAGRTDNALGNLRSAAENGLEHGAVGYLNTDWGDNGHWQPLPVSYLGYAAGAAFSWAYAANRELDLAEVLSRYAFWDGAGVIGRLVYDLGNAYLQTGLLTPNSTSLFHILQNPPEKIAGYDQLTAANLQKTLAYLDQVLTPLTKAQINRPDADLIRRELSWAAAMLRHACRRGRWALGREQDQEEIDLRRQLAQEADQLLAEHRKIWLARNRPGGFKDSQARLEKMKRDYDPQT; this comes from the coding sequence TTGCTGCAAATTTACCGCGAGGTCAAAGCGCGAGGCCGCACCATGCAATTTTGGGGCGACATCATCATGGCCCATCCCGAACTGGCCACCGCACTGCCCCGCGATGTGATTGCTTTGGAATGGGGCTACGATGCGGAGCATCCCTTTGCTGACCACGGGGCCAAATTTGCCGCTTCCGGCGTGCCGTTTTACGTGTGCCCTGGCACGTCCAGTTGGAACACGGTGGCCGGACGCACCGATAATGCCCTGGGTAATTTGCGCAGCGCCGCCGAAAATGGCCTTGAGCATGGCGCTGTGGGCTACCTCAACACCGATTGGGGCGATAATGGCCACTGGCAGCCTCTGCCGGTCAGTTACCTGGGGTATGCGGCCGGGGCGGCTTTCTCTTGGGCTTATGCGGCCAACCGCGAACTTGACCTGGCCGAAGTTTTGAGCCGGTATGCGTTTTGGGATGGGGCCGGGGTGATAGGCCGTTTGGTGTATGACCTGGGCAATGCCTATTTACAAACCGGACTGCTCACGCCCAATAGCACCAGTCTTTTCCATATTTTGCAAAACCCGCCGGAGAAAATTGCCGGTTATGACCAATTGACGGCTGCGAATTTGCAAAAAACGCTGGCCTACCTTGACCAGGTGCTGACCCCTCTGACCAAAGCGCAAATCAACCGGCCCGACGCCGACCTCATCCGGCGCGAGTTGTCCTGGGCCGCCGCCATGCTGCGCCACGCCTGCCGCCGCGGGAGGTGGGCCTTAGGCCGGGAACAGGATCAGGAGGAGATTGACTTGCGCCGGCAATTGGCTCAAGAGGCCGACCAACTTCTGGCCGAACATCGTAAAATCTGGCTGGCCCGCAATCGGCCCGGCGGGTTTAAGGATAGCCAGGCTCGGTTGGAAAAGATGAAGCGTGATTATGATCCTCAAACGTAG